Proteins encoded in a region of the Zea mays cultivar B73 chromosome 2, Zm-B73-REFERENCE-NAM-5.0, whole genome shotgun sequence genome:
- the LOC118476321 gene encoding uncharacterized protein: protein MEALRAEPVAEGEMPASSVHLVSKVLSQSSSHQFLKSVGIKTSATSKASSSNHSELREQLAAEATAAVQGELDQLRKKCEEAEEQQARTQRELEEYKKITEKNSKEMEETNVLIKKLLSLHGNSSST from the coding sequence atggaggctttgagggctgaacctgttgctgaaggtgagATGCCAGCATCCAGTGTGCACCTTGTGTCGAAGGTGCTGTCCCAGAGCAGCTCACACCAATTCCTGAAAAGCGTCGGCATCAAAACATCGGCAACCTCCAAGGCTTCATCATCAAATCATAGTGAGCTTCGGGAACAACTTGCAGCTGAAGCGACGGCTGCTGTTCAAGGTGAACTCGACCAGCTCAGGAAGAAATGTGAAGAAGCTGAGGAACAGCAGGCGAGGACACAAAGGGAGTTGGAGGAGTACAAGAAGATAACAGAGAAGAacagcaaggagatggaggagaccaatgtgctcatcaagaagctcttgtccttgcatggtaactcttcttcgaCATGA